The proteins below are encoded in one region of Pseudomonas entomophila L48:
- a CDS encoding LacI family DNA-binding transcriptional regulator, producing MATIKDVAALAGISYTTVSHVLNKTRPVSEHVRLKVEAAIAELDYVPSAVARSLKARSTATIGLLVPNSVNPYFAELARGIEDACERNGYCVILCNSDDNPQKQRSYLRVLLEKRIDGLIVASVGEDQDLLDSLGGVRTPMVIVDRALDGVAADLVRIDHEHGAYLATRHLLELGHREIATIAGPADTGVSQLRLAGFRRAMAEAGVAVAKGHVLHSDFTSPGGHAAAARLLDGERPTAIFAANDMIGFGVLRAAAERNIDVPGELSVIGFDDIELSRYVYPALTTVGQSIRELGESAAGLLLSRIGARQHEGAEQRIVAPRIVLRESTGPRPDLFNDYR from the coding sequence ATGGCAACCATCAAAGACGTCGCGGCACTGGCGGGTATCTCCTACACCACCGTGTCCCATGTACTGAACAAGACCCGCCCGGTCAGCGAGCACGTGCGGCTCAAGGTCGAGGCGGCGATCGCCGAGCTCGACTACGTGCCCAGCGCCGTGGCCCGCTCGCTCAAGGCCCGCAGCACCGCCACCATCGGCCTGCTGGTGCCCAACAGCGTCAACCCGTACTTCGCCGAACTGGCCCGGGGTATCGAGGACGCCTGCGAGCGCAACGGCTACTGCGTGATCCTGTGCAACTCCGATGACAACCCGCAAAAGCAGCGCAGCTACCTGCGCGTGCTGCTGGAAAAACGCATCGACGGGTTGATCGTCGCCTCGGTGGGTGAGGATCAGGACCTGCTCGACAGCCTCGGCGGCGTGCGCACGCCCATGGTCATCGTCGACCGCGCCCTGGATGGTGTCGCCGCCGACCTGGTGCGCATCGACCACGAGCACGGCGCCTACCTGGCCACCCGCCACCTGCTGGAGCTAGGCCACCGCGAGATCGCCACCATCGCCGGCCCCGCCGACACCGGCGTGAGCCAGCTGCGCCTGGCCGGTTTCCGTCGCGCCATGGCCGAGGCCGGGGTGGCGGTGGCCAAGGGGCATGTGCTGCACAGCGACTTCACCAGCCCCGGCGGCCATGCCGCGGCGGCGCGGTTGCTCGATGGCGAGCGGCCCACGGCGATCTTTGCCGCCAACGACATGATCGGCTTCGGCGTGCTGCGCGCAGCCGCCGAGCGCAACATCGACGTGCCGGGCGAACTGTCGGTGATCGGCTTCGACGACATCGAGCTCAGCCGCTACGTGTACCCGGCGCTGACCACGGTCGGCCAGTCGATCCGCGAGCTGGGCGAAAGCGCCGCGGGCCTGTTGCTGTCGCGCATCGGCGCGCGCCAGCACGAGGGCGCGGAACAGCGCATCGTCGCCCCGCGCATCGTCCTGCGCGAATCCACCGGGCCGCGCCCGGACCTGTTCAACGATTACCGTTAA
- the rbsK gene encoding ribokinase: MDAKVVVVGSLNMDLVARAQRLPRGGETLAGESFFTAPGGKGANQAVAVARLGASVAMVGNVGDDAYGQQLRQALQTEGVDCQGVSVCEGVSSGVALIVVDAASQNAIVIIPGGNGLLGPESVRRFDNLLQKAEVIICQLEVPSATVAWTLARGRELGKTVILNPAPASGPLPSEWFAHIDYLIPNESEAEALAGVPVSDQGSARRAAERLRQLGAGKVIVTLGADGALLVDTVGSRHFPAPRVQPVDTTAAGDTFVGGFAAGLARGLSEEEAIVFGQRAAALSVTRAGAQPSIPYLKELAP, encoded by the coding sequence ATGGATGCCAAGGTGGTAGTGGTCGGCAGCCTCAACATGGACCTGGTGGCCCGCGCCCAGCGCCTGCCCCGGGGGGGCGAGACCCTGGCCGGCGAAAGTTTCTTCACCGCCCCCGGCGGCAAGGGCGCCAACCAGGCCGTGGCCGTCGCCCGGCTGGGCGCCAGCGTGGCGATGGTCGGCAATGTCGGTGACGACGCCTACGGCCAGCAGCTGCGCCAGGCCTTGCAGACCGAGGGCGTCGATTGCCAGGGTGTGAGTGTGTGCGAGGGCGTGTCCAGCGGCGTGGCGCTGATCGTGGTGGACGCCGCCAGCCAGAACGCCATCGTCATCATCCCCGGTGGTAACGGCCTGCTCGGTCCGGAGTCGGTGCGCCGCTTCGACAACCTGCTGCAAAAGGCCGAAGTGATCATCTGCCAGCTGGAAGTGCCCAGTGCCACCGTGGCCTGGACCCTGGCCCGTGGCCGTGAGCTGGGCAAGACGGTGATCCTCAACCCGGCGCCGGCCAGTGGCCCGCTGCCGTCGGAGTGGTTCGCCCATATCGACTACCTGATCCCCAACGAGAGCGAGGCCGAGGCCCTGGCCGGCGTGCCGGTCAGCGACCAGGGCAGCGCCCGCCGCGCCGCCGAGCGCCTGCGCCAGCTGGGTGCCGGCAAGGTGATCGTCACCCTGGGTGCCGACGGCGCGCTGCTGGTCGATACCGTTGGCAGTCGGCACTTCCCGGCTCCCCGCGTGCAGCCGGTGGATACCACGGCGGCGGGCGACACTTTCGTCGGTGGCTTCGCCGCAGGCCTGGCGCGCGGCTTGTCGGAGGAAGAGGCAATCGTCTTTGGCCAGCGCGCCGCCGCATTGTCGGTGACCCGTGCCGGCGCGCAGCCGTCGATCCCTTACCTGAAGGAGTTGGCGCCATGA
- the rbsD gene encoding D-ribose pyranase: MKKTPLLNIALSRTIAGLGHGDILVIGDAGLPVPPGVELIDLALTPGIPDFTSVLRVVLSEMQVERHVLAEEMFQAAPLGLIEVEQMHARGEIGQREVMNHADFKALTRQARAVIRTGECRPYSNIALVAGVTF; this comes from the coding sequence ATGAAAAAGACGCCGCTGTTGAATATCGCCCTGTCGCGGACCATCGCCGGCCTGGGGCATGGCGACATCCTGGTGATTGGCGATGCCGGCTTGCCGGTGCCGCCCGGCGTCGAGCTCATCGACCTGGCGCTGACCCCTGGCATCCCGGACTTCACCAGCGTGCTGCGCGTGGTGTTGAGCGAGATGCAGGTGGAGCGGCATGTGCTGGCCGAGGAAATGTTCCAGGCCGCGCCGCTGGGCCTGATCGAGGTTGAGCAGATGCATGCCCGTGGCGAGATCGGCCAGCGGGAAGTGATGAACCATGCCGACTTCAAGGCGCTGACCCGTCAGGCCCGAGCCGTGATTCGTACCGGTGAGTGCCGGCCCTACAGCAATATCGCACTGGTGGCCGGCGTCACCTTCTGA
- a CDS encoding nucleoside hydrolase produces MSLKRLLQGAVLMSALAATALQAAPRDLIIDTDPGADDVVALLLAMASPEELKIRAITTVAGNVRLEKTSRNARLAREWGGREEIPVYAGAGRPLVRTPIYAANVHGEEGLTGVQVHEPKKPLAKGNAVQYLIDTLGAAEPKSITIAMLGPQTNLALALIQKPEIVNGIKEVVVMGGAHFNGGNITPAAEFNLFADPHAAEVVLASGVKLTYLPLDVTHKVLTSEARLKQLAAVNNHASKLVVDILNAYIKYDMDTYGIPGGPVHDASVIAYLLKPELFTGRQVHLVVDSREGPTFGQTVADWYGVLKQPANVMWVKEGDAQGFFDLLSARLARLK; encoded by the coding sequence ATGTCCCTCAAACGCCTGCTCCAAGGAGCCGTCCTCATGTCCGCGCTAGCCGCCACCGCCCTGCAGGCCGCCCCCCGCGACCTGATCATCGACACCGACCCCGGCGCCGACGACGTGGTGGCGCTGCTGCTGGCCATGGCCTCGCCCGAAGAGCTGAAGATCCGCGCCATCACCACCGTCGCCGGTAACGTGCGCCTGGAGAAAACCTCGCGCAACGCCCGTCTGGCCCGTGAATGGGGTGGCCGCGAAGAGATCCCGGTATACGCCGGGGCAGGGCGCCCCCTGGTGCGCACGCCCATCTACGCCGCCAACGTTCACGGCGAGGAAGGCCTCACCGGCGTCCAGGTCCACGAGCCGAAGAAGCCCCTGGCCAAGGGCAACGCCGTGCAGTACCTGATCGACACCCTGGGCGCCGCCGAGCCCAAAAGCATCACCATCGCCATGCTCGGCCCGCAGACCAACCTGGCCCTGGCCCTGATCCAGAAGCCCGAGATCGTCAACGGCATCAAGGAAGTGGTGGTGATGGGCGGCGCCCACTTCAACGGCGGCAATATCACTCCGGCCGCCGAGTTCAACCTGTTCGCCGACCCCCATGCCGCTGAAGTGGTGCTGGCCAGCGGCGTCAAGCTGACCTACCTGCCGCTGGATGTCACCCACAAGGTGCTCACCAGCGAGGCGCGCCTCAAGCAACTGGCTGCAGTGAACAACCATGCCAGCAAGCTGGTGGTGGACATTCTCAACGCCTACATCAAGTACGACATGGACACCTACGGCATCCCAGGTGGCCCGGTGCACGACGCCAGCGTTATCGCCTACCTGCTCAAGCCCGAGCTGTTCACGGGCCGCCAGGTGCACCTGGTGGTCGACAGCCGTGAAGGCCCGACCTTCGGCCAGACCGTCGCCGACTGGTACGGCGTGCTCAAGCAGCCGGCCAATGTGATGTGGGTGAAGGAGGGCGATGCGCAGGGCTTCTTCGACCTGCTCAGCGCGCGGCTGGCTCGATTGAAATAG
- a CDS encoding I78 family peptidase inhibitor: MFRTRASLATLLLATVLAGCSTGGSSGGSSAPSAPAGNDGRCEASGADFAIGKQASPELLDQARKASGSQMARVLTPHDVITLEYRSERLNLNVDEKGVVTRVNCG; the protein is encoded by the coding sequence ATGTTCCGTACCCGCGCTTCCCTGGCGACCCTGCTGCTGGCCACCGTCCTGGCAGGTTGCAGCACTGGCGGCTCCTCGGGCGGCAGCAGCGCCCCGAGCGCCCCGGCCGGCAACGACGGCCGCTGCGAGGCCAGTGGCGCCGACTTCGCTATCGGCAAGCAAGCCTCGCCGGAACTGCTGGACCAGGCGCGCAAGGCCAGTGGTTCGCAGATGGCGCGCGTCCTCACCCCGCATGACGTGATCACCCTGGAATACCGCTCCGAGCGGCTGAACCTGAATGTCGACGAAAAGGGCGTGGTAACCCGCGTCAACTGCGGCTGA
- a CDS encoding cold-shock protein codes for MSNRQNGTVKWFNDEKGYGFITPAGGGDDLFVHFKAIESDGFKSLKEGQAVTFVAEKGQKGMQAAQVRPE; via the coding sequence ATGTCCAATCGCCAAAACGGCACCGTCAAATGGTTCAATGATGAAAAAGGCTACGGCTTCATCACCCCAGCAGGCGGCGGCGACGACCTGTTCGTACACTTCAAGGCCATCGAATCCGACGGCTTCAAGAGCCTGAAAGAAGGCCAGGCTGTAACCTTCGTTGCCGAGAAAGGCCAGAAGGGCATGCAGGCTGCACAGGTTCGTCCGGAGTAA
- the thrS gene encoding threonine--tRNA ligase, whose translation MPVITLPDGSQRTFDQPVSVAEVAASIGAGLAKATLAGKVDGKLVDACDKIDHDATLQIITPKDEEGLEIIRHSCAHLIGHAVKQLYPTAKMVIGPVIDEGFYYDIAYERPFTPDDLAAIEKRMQQLIDTDYDVVKKMTPRAEVIDVFTSRGEDYKLRLVEDMPDEQAMGLYYHEEYVDMCRGPHVPNTRFLKAFKLTKLSGAYWRGDAKNEQLQRVYGTAWADKKQLAAYIQRIEEAEKRDHRKIGKQLDLFHLQEEAPGMVFWHANGWTVYQVLEQYMRQVQRENGYQEIKTPQVVDRILWERSGHWSNYAENMFTTSSENRDYAVKPMNCPCHVQVFNQGLKSYRDLPLRLAEFGACHRNEPSGALHGIMRVRGFVQDDAHIFCTEDQVKKEAADFIKLTLDVYKDFGFTDVAMKLSTRPAKRVGSEELWDRAEGALADALNESGLEWEYQPGEGAFYGPKIEFTLRDCLGRNWQCGTLQYDPNLPERLDASYIAEDNSRVRPVMLHRAILGSFERFIGMLIEHYAGVFPAWLAPTQAVIMNITDKQADFALEVEKALNGSGFRAKSDLRNEKIGFKIREHTLLRVPYLLVIGDREVETQTVAVRTREGADLGSMPVAQFAELLSQAVSRRGRQESE comes from the coding sequence ATGCCCGTTATTACTCTTCCCGATGGCAGTCAACGCACGTTCGACCAGCCGGTATCCGTAGCCGAAGTCGCCGCATCCATTGGTGCTGGCCTGGCCAAGGCCACCCTGGCCGGCAAGGTCGACGGCAAGCTTGTCGATGCCTGCGACAAGATCGACCACGACGCCACCCTGCAGATCATCACCCCTAAAGATGAAGAGGGACTGGAGATCATCCGTCACTCGTGCGCCCACCTGATCGGCCACGCGGTGAAGCAGCTGTACCCGACCGCCAAGATGGTGATCGGCCCGGTGATCGACGAAGGCTTCTACTACGACATCGCCTACGAGCGTCCCTTCACCCCGGACGACCTCGCCGCCATCGAAAAGCGCATGCAGCAGCTGATCGACACGGACTACGACGTGGTCAAGAAGATGACCCCGCGCGCCGAAGTCATCGACGTGTTCACCAGCCGTGGCGAAGACTACAAGCTGCGCCTGGTCGAGGACATGCCGGATGAACAGGCCATGGGCTTGTACTACCACGAAGAATACGTCGACATGTGCCGTGGCCCGCACGTGCCGAACACCCGCTTCCTCAAAGCGTTCAAGCTGACCAAGCTGAGCGGCGCCTACTGGCGCGGCGATGCCAAGAACGAGCAGCTGCAACGCGTGTACGGCACCGCCTGGGCCGACAAGAAGCAGCTGGCCGCCTACATCCAGCGCATCGAAGAAGCCGAAAAACGCGACCACCGCAAGATCGGCAAGCAACTCGACCTGTTCCACCTGCAGGAAGAAGCGCCGGGCATGGTGTTCTGGCACGCCAACGGCTGGACCGTGTACCAGGTTCTTGAGCAGTACATGCGCCAGGTTCAGCGTGAAAACGGCTATCAAGAGATCAAGACCCCACAGGTCGTCGACCGCATCCTCTGGGAGCGTTCCGGCCACTGGTCCAACTACGCCGAGAACATGTTCACCACTTCGTCGGAAAACCGCGACTACGCGGTAAAACCGATGAACTGCCCGTGCCACGTGCAGGTGTTCAACCAGGGCCTGAAGTCGTACCGCGACCTGCCGCTGCGCCTGGCCGAGTTCGGTGCCTGCCACCGTAACGAGCCGTCCGGCGCCCTGCACGGCATCATGCGCGTGCGTGGCTTCGTGCAGGACGACGCGCACATCTTCTGCACCGAAGACCAGGTGAAGAAAGAAGCCGCCGACTTCATCAAGCTGACCCTGGACGTGTACAAGGACTTCGGCTTCACCGACGTCGCCATGAAGCTCTCGACCCGCCCCGCCAAGCGCGTGGGTTCCGAAGAGCTGTGGGACCGCGCCGAAGGCGCGCTGGCCGACGCCCTGAACGAGTCGGGCCTGGAGTGGGAATACCAGCCGGGCGAGGGCGCGTTCTACGGTCCGAAGATCGAGTTCACCCTGCGCGACTGCCTCGGCCGTAACTGGCAGTGCGGCACCCTGCAGTACGACCCGAACCTGCCGGAGCGCCTGGACGCCAGCTACATCGCCGAAGACAACAGCCGCGTGCGCCCGGTGATGCTGCACCGCGCCATTCTCGGCTCGTTCGAACGCTTCATCGGCATGCTCATCGAGCACTACGCCGGCGTGTTCCCGGCCTGGCTCGCCCCGACCCAAGCCGTGATCATGAACATCACCGACAAGCAGGCCGATTTCGCCCTCGAGGTGGAAAAAGCCCTGAACGGTAGCGGATTCCGTGCCAAGTCGGACTTGAGAAATGAGAAGATCGGCTTTAAAATCCGCGAGCATACGTTGCTGCGGGTCCCTTACCTTTTGGTTATAGGGGATCGCGAAGTCGAAACGCAAACCGTCGCTGTGCGCACCCGCGAAGGCGCAGACCTGGGCTCGATGCCCGTCGCGCAGTTCGCTGAGCTGCTGTCGCAAGCGGTTTCCCGGCGTGGTCGCCAAGAATCGGAGTAA
- the infC gene encoding translation initiation factor IF-3 produces the protein MTIKREMRNDKRTAPKAPINENISAREVRLIGADGEQIGIVSIDEALRIADEAKLDLVEISADAQPPVCKVMDYGKHLFEKKKQANEAKKNQKQIQIKEIKFRPGTEEGDYQVKLRNLVRFLSDGDKAKISLRFRGREMAHQELGMELLKRVETDLAEYGTVEQHPKMEGRQLMMVIAPKKKK, from the coding sequence ATGACTATTAAGCGTGAAATGAGAAACGATAAACGAACTGCACCGAAAGCCCCGATCAACGAGAATATCTCGGCACGCGAGGTTCGGTTAATTGGTGCTGACGGCGAGCAGATTGGCATCGTCTCGATTGATGAAGCGCTGCGTATCGCTGATGAAGCGAAGCTGGATCTGGTGGAAATCTCTGCAGACGCGCAACCGCCCGTCTGCAAGGTGATGGACTACGGCAAGCACCTCTTCGAGAAGAAGAAGCAGGCCAACGAAGCCAAGAAGAACCAGAAGCAGATCCAGATCAAAGAAATCAAGTTTCGTCCAGGGACGGAAGAAGGGGATTACCAGGTAAAACTACGCAACCTGGTACGTTTCCTTAGTGATGGGGACAAGGCCAAGATCTCTCTGAGATTCCGCGGCCGTGAGATGGCCCACCAGGAGCTGGGCATGGAGCTGTTGAAGCGGGTCGAAACCGACCTCGCCGAATACGGCACCGTTGAGCAGCATCCGAAGATGGAAGGACGCCAGCTTATGATGGTCATCGCCCCCAAAAAGAAGAAGTAA
- the rpmI gene encoding 50S ribosomal protein L35, protein MPKMKTKSGAAKRFLKTASGFKHKHAFKSHILTKMSTKRKRQLRGASLLHPSDVAKVERMLRVR, encoded by the coding sequence ATGCCAAAGATGAAAACCAAGAGCGGTGCTGCGAAGCGTTTCCTGAAAACTGCTTCCGGCTTCAAGCACAAGCACGCTTTCAAAAGCCACATCCTGACCAAAATGTCGACCAAGCGTAAGCGTCAACTGCGCGGTGCCAGCCTGCTGCACCCGTCTGACGTTGCAAAAGTCGAGCGCATGCTGCGCGTACGTTAA
- the rplT gene encoding 50S ribosomal protein L20, translating into MARVKRGVIARKRHKKILKLAKGYYGARSRVFRVAKQAVIKAGQYAYRDRRQKKRQFRALWIARINAGARTNGLSYSRLIAGLKKASIEIDRKVLADLAVNEKAAFAAIVEKAKAVLA; encoded by the coding sequence ATGGCTCGTGTAAAGCGTGGCGTCATCGCTCGTAAGCGTCACAAGAAAATTCTGAAACTGGCTAAAGGTTACTACGGTGCACGTTCGCGCGTATTCCGTGTAGCCAAGCAAGCGGTTATCAAGGCAGGCCAATACGCCTACCGCGACCGTCGTCAGAAGAAGCGTCAGTTCCGCGCACTGTGGATCGCTCGTATCAACGCCGGTGCCCGCACCAACGGTCTGTCGTACAGCCGTCTGATTGCTGGCCTGAAAAAGGCGTCGATCGAAATCGACCGTAAGGTTCTGGCCGATCTGGCAGTGAACGAAAAAGCGGCGTTTGCTGCGATTGTCGAGAAGGCTAAAGCCGTACTGGCTTAA
- the pheS gene encoding phenylalanine--tRNA ligase subunit alpha, with the protein MENLDALVAQALEAVQRAEDITTLEQIRVQFLGKKGELTQVMKTLGNLPAEERPKVGALINDAKERVTDVLNARKAGFEEAELNARLAAECIDVTLPGRGQTTGGLHPITRTLERIEQFFTHIGYGIAEGPEVEDDYHNFEALNIPGHHPARAMHDTFYFNANMLLRTHTSPVQVRTMESSQPPIRIVCPGRVYRCDSDITHSPMFHQVEGLLIDRGINFADLKGTIEEFLRVFFEKELAVRFRPSFFPFTEPSAEVDIQCVMCSGKGCRVCKQTGWLEVMGCGMVHPNVLRMSGIDPEEFQGFAFGMGAERLAMLRYGVNDLRLFFDNDLRFLAQFR; encoded by the coding sequence ATGGAAAACCTGGACGCGCTGGTCGCCCAAGCCCTCGAGGCCGTGCAACGCGCTGAAGACATCACTACCCTGGAACAGATCCGGGTTCAATTCCTCGGCAAGAAAGGCGAGCTGACCCAGGTGATGAAGACCCTGGGCAACCTGCCAGCCGAAGAGCGCCCCAAGGTTGGCGCGCTGATCAACGACGCCAAGGAACGCGTCACCGACGTGCTCAACGCACGCAAGGCCGGTTTTGAAGAGGCTGAGCTCAACGCTCGCCTGGCCGCCGAATGCATCGACGTGACGCTCCCAGGCCGTGGCCAGACCACCGGCGGGCTGCACCCGATCACCCGTACTCTCGAGCGCATCGAGCAGTTCTTCACCCACATCGGCTACGGCATCGCCGAAGGCCCCGAGGTCGAAGACGACTACCACAACTTCGAAGCGCTCAACATCCCCGGCCACCACCCGGCCCGGGCGATGCACGACACCTTCTATTTCAACGCCAACATGCTGCTGCGCACCCATACCTCGCCGGTACAGGTCCGCACCATGGAATCCTCGCAACCGCCGATCCGCATCGTCTGCCCAGGCCGTGTGTACCGTTGCGACTCGGATATCACCCACTCGCCGATGTTCCACCAGGTCGAAGGCTTGCTGATCGACCGTGGCATCAACTTCGCCGACCTCAAGGGCACCATCGAAGAGTTCCTGCGGGTGTTCTTCGAGAAAGAACTGGCCGTGCGCTTCCGCCCGTCGTTCTTCCCCTTCACCGAGCCTTCCGCCGAAGTCGACATCCAGTGCGTGATGTGCTCTGGCAAAGGCTGCCGCGTGTGCAAGCAGACCGGCTGGCTGGAAGTGATGGGTTGCGGCATGGTCCACCCGAACGTGCTGCGCATGTCCGGCATCGACCCAGAAGAGTTCCAGGGCTTCGCCTTCGGCATGGGCGCCGAGCGCCTGGCCATGCTGCGTTATGGCGTCAACGATTTGCGTCTGTTCTTCGACAACGACCTGCGGTTCTTGGCTCAATTCCGCTAG